A region from the Streptomyces tsukubensis genome encodes:
- the selA gene encoding L-seryl-tRNA(Sec) selenium transferase, which produces MRKTGAPGRIPSVREIMDDPRLRDAAESLGPAEAREAARRVQRSLRAGRIADSGEGPGSGTETETFNCGTSSGTVHPTRSPDPLRTVADAVAEVVAGLPPAPTRHRRVVNATGVLVHTNLGRAPLSRAAVDAVAHLAGTSDLELDLEQNRRGERGRGALDALRAAVPAAGGVHVVNNNAAALVLVATALAGTGREIIVSRGELVEIGDGFRLPELLESTGARLREVGTTNRTTVDDYARAIGDDTAFLLQVHPSNFAMTGFVSTPPIAGLAALGRPLVVDIGSGLLAPHPLLPDEPDAGTALSQGAALVTASGDKLLGGPQAGLLLGDAGLVERLRRHPLARALRTGKLTLAALEATLRGPASPLETALTRPSAELVARADSLTRRLRAAGVDATSEPSASVVGGGGAPGVTFPSAAVALPADLAPLLRTAVPVPVLARVHKSRLLLDLRSVPDEDDEVVARAVLRAWERRSGGGECGTGAAR; this is translated from the coding sequence ATGAGGAAGACCGGCGCCCCCGGGCGGATACCGTCGGTGCGGGAGATCATGGACGATCCGCGGCTGCGGGACGCGGCCGAGTCTCTCGGTCCGGCGGAGGCGCGCGAGGCGGCGCGCCGGGTGCAGCGCTCCTTACGGGCCGGACGGATCGCGGATTCCGGGGAGGGGCCCGGTTCGGGGACCGAAACCGAAACCTTCAACTGCGGTACGTCCTCCGGAACCGTGCACCCCACCCGTTCCCCCGATCCCCTCCGTACCGTTGCCGACGCCGTTGCCGAGGTGGTCGCCGGACTGCCGCCCGCGCCCACCCGGCACCGGCGGGTCGTCAACGCCACGGGTGTGCTGGTGCACACGAACCTCGGCCGGGCGCCCCTGTCCCGAGCCGCGGTCGACGCGGTGGCGCATCTCGCGGGCACCTCCGATCTGGAGCTCGACCTCGAACAGAACCGCAGGGGAGAGCGCGGCCGGGGTGCGCTCGACGCCCTGCGCGCCGCCGTGCCCGCGGCGGGCGGCGTCCATGTGGTCAACAACAACGCCGCAGCGCTCGTCCTGGTGGCCACCGCCCTCGCCGGAACCGGCCGGGAAATCATCGTCAGCCGGGGCGAACTGGTCGAGATCGGCGATGGATTCCGCCTCCCGGAGCTGCTGGAGAGCACGGGAGCACGGTTACGGGAAGTTGGTACGACCAATCGAACGACGGTCGACGACTACGCCCGCGCCATCGGTGACGACACCGCGTTCCTGCTCCAGGTCCACCCCTCCAACTTCGCCATGACCGGGTTCGTCAGCACCCCGCCGATCGCCGGACTCGCCGCGCTCGGCCGCCCCCTGGTCGTCGACATCGGCTCCGGACTGCTGGCCCCGCACCCCCTGCTGCCCGACGAACCCGACGCCGGTACGGCCCTGTCCCAGGGCGCCGCCCTGGTCACCGCGAGCGGCGACAAACTCCTCGGCGGCCCCCAGGCCGGGCTGCTGCTCGGTGACGCCGGACTCGTCGAACGTCTGCGCCGCCATCCGCTGGCCCGCGCCCTGCGCACCGGAAAGCTGACCCTGGCAGCGCTGGAGGCCACCCTGCGCGGCCCGGCCTCCCCGCTGGAGACCGCCCTGACCCGGCCGTCGGCCGAGCTCGTCGCCCGCGCCGATTCGCTGACCCGGCGGCTGCGCGCGGCGGGCGTCGACGCGACCTCGGAACCCTCCGCATCGGTCGTCGGTGGGGGCGGGGCGCCCGGTGTCACCTTCCCGTCGGCGGCCGTCGCGCTCCCCGCGGACCTGGCGCCCCTCCTCCGTACCGCCGTCCCGGTCCCCGTCCTGGCCCGCGTCCACAAGTCCCGTCTCCTGCTCGACCTGCGCTCGGTCCCGGACGAGGACGACGAGGTAGTGGCCCGTGCGGTGCTCAGGGCGTGGGAGCGCAGGTCGGGCGGCGGGGAGTGCGGTACGGGAGCCGCCCGATGA
- a CDS encoding UDP-N-acetylmuramoyl-tripeptide--D-alanyl-D-alanine ligase encodes MIPLTLAEIAESTGGTLHRIGDPAARVTGPLSFDTRDIAPGGLFACLRGRSADGHDYADRAVAEGGAVAVLAARPVGAPAVVVDDVLDAMARIARLVAARYQGTVVGITGSAGKTSTKDVLETVLAAHGPTVANARSFNNEIGFPVTVSRVEPDTRFLVLEMGARGKGHIAELCGVVRPRVATVLNVGSAHLGEFGSREAIADAKAEIVRALPPDGVAVLNGDDPLVAAMAGETAARVLTFGTAPGCTVRAEDVRTASGHPAFTLSYGAERAGVVLHGIHGRHHVTNALAAAATALAAGVPFATVAAGLPRARISSGGRMQVLERGDEVTVVNDAFNASPEAVLAALDALADIAGPARRRVAVLGEMAELGPDAGDWHDAVARKVVATGVHRTIGVGGELAARMVTAIRAAGLDAYHAEGARGPALTDRVHGELRPGDVVLVKGANSLGLEGVANDLAGRA; translated from the coding sequence GTGATCCCTCTGACCCTGGCCGAGATCGCGGAGTCGACCGGCGGCACGCTTCACCGGATCGGCGATCCCGCGGCCCGGGTGACCGGCCCGCTGTCCTTCGACACCCGGGACATCGCGCCCGGCGGGCTCTTCGCCTGTCTGCGCGGCCGGTCCGCCGACGGGCACGACTACGCGGACCGGGCGGTGGCCGAGGGCGGCGCGGTCGCGGTGCTGGCGGCGCGCCCGGTCGGCGCGCCCGCAGTCGTCGTCGACGACGTCCTCGACGCTATGGCCCGGATCGCGCGGCTGGTCGCCGCCCGGTACCAGGGCACGGTCGTCGGGATCACCGGTTCGGCGGGGAAGACGTCCACCAAGGACGTTCTGGAGACGGTCCTGGCCGCGCACGGTCCGACGGTCGCGAACGCCCGCAGCTTCAACAACGAGATCGGCTTCCCGGTGACGGTCTCCCGGGTCGAACCGGACACCCGCTTCCTGGTGCTGGAGATGGGCGCGCGGGGGAAGGGCCATATCGCTGAACTGTGCGGGGTCGTCCGCCCGCGGGTGGCGACCGTCCTCAATGTCGGCTCGGCGCATCTGGGCGAGTTCGGCAGCCGGGAGGCGATCGCGGACGCAAAGGCGGAGATCGTACGGGCGCTGCCGCCGGACGGTGTCGCGGTGCTCAACGGGGACGATCCCCTGGTGGCGGCCATGGCCGGGGAGACTGCGGCCCGGGTGCTGACGTTCGGCACCGCACCGGGGTGCACGGTACGGGCGGAGGACGTCCGGACCGCATCGGGGCATCCCGCTTTCACGCTGTCGTACGGTGCCGAGCGCGCCGGTGTCGTCCTGCACGGCATCCACGGCCGCCACCACGTCACCAACGCACTGGCCGCGGCGGCGACGGCGCTGGCGGCCGGCGTGCCCTTCGCTACGGTCGCCGCCGGACTGCCGCGGGCCCGGATCTCCTCCGGCGGCCGGATGCAGGTCCTGGAGCGGGGCGACGAGGTGACCGTCGTCAACGACGCCTTCAACGCCTCCCCGGAGGCCGTGCTCGCCGCCCTCGACGCGCTCGCGGACATCGCGGGCCCGGCGCGCCGCAGGGTCGCCGTCCTCGGTGAGATGGCGGAACTCGGGCCGGACGCGGGCGACTGGCACGACGCGGTCGCCCGCAAGGTCGTCGCGACGGGCGTCCACCGCACGATCGGCGTCGGCGGCGAGCTGGCGGCCCGGATGGTGACGGCGATCCGCGCGGCGGGCCTGGACGCCTACCACGCCGAGGGCGCCCGCGGCCCGGCCCTGACGGACCGGGTCCACGGCGAACTGCGCCCCGGGGACGTGGTCCTGGTGAAGGGAGCGAACTCGCTGGGCCTGGAGGGCGTCGCCAACGATCTGGCGGGGCGGGCGTAG
- a CDS encoding SGNH/GDSL hydrolase family protein, translating into MRLALRHLSLTSVAAVVTTALALTPAPATAAQAPHGDGGWAASWGVSHKYPGAPAGWPPNWSSDGFTDESVRQVLRVSAAGSQVRLRVSNRYGTRPLVVTAATVARSGEGAAVRPGTVRTLRFQGGRGLTVPAGKDAVSDAVALPVRPLEKLTVTLHFAPGGTGPVSYHPEGLTASYRAAGDRTRDTSGQPFAGDSSYAYYVISGVEVSGRRTEGTVVAFGDSITDGAGSTPGADNRYPDQLAEHLLAARSRLSVVNAGMSGNTLLTDSPCFGQKGVDRFRHDVLDRPGIRTAVVLIGINDIGAGGGPDFGCGVAPEVTARDVIDGHRALIRMAKARGVKIVGATITPFKGIQYDGYYSEAKNAVRKEVNQWIRTGGAYDAVADLDLALRNPADPDTLLPAYDSGDRIHPGDAGMDAIARTVLPQVTGEE; encoded by the coding sequence ATGCGCCTGGCGCTCCGGCACCTCTCCCTGACCTCCGTCGCGGCGGTCGTCACCACCGCGCTCGCCCTGACCCCCGCTCCGGCGACGGCCGCGCAGGCCCCGCACGGGGACGGCGGCTGGGCGGCTTCCTGGGGGGTGTCGCACAAGTATCCGGGCGCGCCCGCGGGGTGGCCGCCCAACTGGTCGTCCGACGGCTTCACCGACGAGAGCGTCCGCCAGGTCCTGCGGGTCTCGGCGGCGGGCTCCCAGGTCCGGCTGCGGGTGTCGAACCGGTACGGCACCAGGCCGCTCGTGGTCACCGCCGCGACGGTCGCCCGCAGCGGGGAGGGGGCCGCGGTCCGGCCCGGCACGGTACGGACCCTGCGGTTCCAGGGCGGTCGGGGGCTCACCGTACCGGCGGGGAAGGACGCCGTATCGGACGCGGTGGCCCTGCCCGTACGCCCGCTGGAGAAGCTCACGGTCACCCTGCACTTCGCACCCGGTGGCACCGGCCCCGTCTCGTACCACCCCGAAGGGCTGACGGCGAGCTACCGGGCGGCGGGCGATCGGACCCGCGACACGTCCGGGCAGCCCTTCGCGGGTGACTCCAGTTACGCCTACTACGTGATCTCCGGGGTCGAGGTCTCCGGGCGGCGGACGGAGGGCACCGTCGTCGCGTTCGGGGACTCCATCACCGACGGCGCCGGCTCCACACCGGGCGCCGACAACCGCTACCCCGACCAGTTGGCGGAGCACCTGCTCGCCGCCCGGTCACGGCTCTCGGTGGTCAACGCCGGAATGAGCGGCAACACGCTCCTGACGGACTCGCCCTGCTTCGGCCAGAAGGGCGTCGACCGCTTCCGCCACGATGTGCTGGACCGGCCGGGCATCCGTACCGCCGTCGTCCTGATCGGCATCAACGACATCGGCGCGGGCGGCGGACCGGACTTCGGCTGCGGTGTCGCCCCCGAGGTCACCGCCCGGGACGTCATCGACGGCCACCGGGCCCTGATCCGGATGGCGAAGGCCCGCGGGGTGAAGATCGTCGGCGCGACCATCACCCCCTTCAAGGGCATCCAGTACGACGGCTACTACTCGGAGGCCAAGAACGCGGTCCGCAAGGAGGTCAACCAGTGGATCCGCACCGGCGGCGCGTACGACGCGGTCGCGGATCTGGACCTGGCCCTCCGCAACCCCGCCGACCCGGACACCCTGCTCCCCGCCTACGACTCGGGCGACCGGATCCACCCGGGCGACGCGGGCATGGACGCGATCGCCCGGACGGTCCTGCCGCAGGTGACCGGCGAGGAGTGA
- a CDS encoding MFS transporter, which yields MSTAEPVRTDGGGPGTGSRIRRPPVDGTESSGSLLVPRPSGKSGSSAPADASGPSGSAGSSGAAGAAGSRGPSGFPGPSGTRPGVFADLWDRLTRRPVVVTTAVAAVGHLVWFFFFANTGGDLAAQDAWAEFVGRHPDSAYNLAWYGGMHPVSYSVVSPYLMSIIGVRPTMMVAGTVSAALTALVLVRVRAVRNPLPCALAGVFAFLCNALSGRVTFGLGMMFAIGAVAAVFCWPHRWRTKRWAKAAVAAPLAGLATASSPVAGLFLGVVAAALFLNKRRPGSYALGLAPVAVVALSSWLFPFSGTQPMSLGTVSLPFIFSVLVFVLVPKEWRTVRTASAVYALGTVLTWVIDSQIGSNITRLAMLFAGVVLLAALPYAVPRSRRWYALVVAFAGLNFWIGFKAVDDVVRTAPTASWNFELAPLVDKLKDLDAERGRVEVVPARSHREASALAPYVILARGWNRQADMERNPLFYDNEKTLTAADYRAWLDRWAVRYVVLPEGTPDVGAKQEAELVKSGLPYLTRVWGDANWQIFAVKDPVPLADTPAKVEYTGADQLRITVEDPGRVLIRIPYSPWLSIVDEKGKRMKGPEETEESKQRGDGEPKSFTNVNGCLIKTEKDTEGDEWTELLAPHAGTYRIAGPYDVPRGTPCPDELK from the coding sequence GTGAGCACCGCGGAGCCGGTCAGGACCGACGGCGGCGGACCCGGGACGGGGTCGCGAATACGGCGCCCGCCCGTGGACGGGACCGAATCGTCCGGCTCACTCCTCGTACCCCGACCGTCCGGAAAGTCCGGTTCATCCGCTCCGGCGGATGCGTCCGGACCGTCGGGATCTGCGGGATCATCGGGTGCTGCGGGTGCTGCGGGATCACGGGGGCCCTCCGGCTTCCCCGGCCCCTCCGGCACCCGGCCCGGGGTGTTCGCCGACCTCTGGGACCGGCTGACCCGCCGCCCGGTCGTCGTCACCACCGCGGTCGCCGCGGTCGGCCATCTGGTCTGGTTCTTCTTCTTCGCGAACACCGGCGGCGATCTGGCCGCCCAGGACGCCTGGGCCGAGTTCGTCGGACGCCACCCCGACTCCGCGTACAACCTCGCCTGGTACGGCGGGATGCACCCGGTCTCGTACAGCGTGGTCTCCCCCTATCTGATGTCCATCATCGGCGTCCGGCCCACGATGATGGTCGCCGGTACGGTCTCCGCCGCGCTGACCGCGCTGGTCCTGGTCCGGGTCAGGGCGGTCCGCAATCCGCTGCCCTGCGCGCTCGCCGGGGTCTTCGCCTTCCTGTGCAACGCGCTCTCCGGCCGGGTCACCTTCGGGCTCGGCATGATGTTCGCGATCGGCGCGGTCGCCGCGGTCTTCTGCTGGCCGCACCGCTGGCGCACCAAGCGCTGGGCGAAGGCCGCCGTCGCCGCCCCGCTGGCCGGACTGGCCACCGCCTCCAGCCCGGTCGCCGGGCTCTTCCTCGGAGTCGTCGCTGCGGCGCTCTTCCTGAACAAACGCCGCCCGGGCTCCTACGCACTGGGGCTGGCACCGGTCGCGGTCGTCGCCCTCTCCTCCTGGCTGTTCCCCTTCTCGGGCACCCAGCCCATGTCGCTGGGGACGGTGTCGCTGCCGTTCATCTTCTCGGTGCTGGTGTTCGTGCTGGTCCCGAAGGAGTGGCGCACGGTCCGTACCGCGTCCGCCGTCTACGCCCTCGGGACCGTACTGACCTGGGTGATCGACTCGCAGATCGGTTCGAACATCACCCGTCTCGCGATGCTCTTCGCGGGCGTCGTGCTGCTGGCCGCCCTGCCCTACGCGGTACCGCGCTCGCGCCGCTGGTACGCGCTGGTCGTCGCCTTCGCCGGGCTGAACTTCTGGATCGGTTTCAAGGCCGTCGACGACGTCGTGCGCACCGCGCCGACCGCCTCCTGGAACTTCGAGCTGGCACCGCTGGTCGACAAGCTGAAGGATCTCGACGCCGAACGCGGCCGGGTCGAGGTGGTCCCGGCCCGCAGCCACCGCGAGGCCTCCGCGCTCGCCCCGTACGTCATCCTGGCCCGCGGCTGGAACCGCCAGGCCGATATGGAGCGCAACCCCCTCTTCTACGACAACGAGAAGACCCTCACCGCCGCCGACTACCGGGCCTGGCTGGACCGCTGGGCCGTGCGCTACGTGGTCCTGCCCGAAGGCACCCCGGACGTGGGCGCCAAGCAGGAGGCCGAGCTGGTCAAGAGCGGGCTGCCGTATCTCACCCGGGTCTGGGGCGACGCCAACTGGCAGATCTTCGCCGTCAAGGACCCGGTGCCGCTGGCCGACACCCCCGCGAAGGTCGAGTACACCGGCGCCGACCAGCTGCGGATCACCGTCGAGGACCCCGGCCGGGTCCTCATCCGGATCCCCTACTCGCCCTGGCTGAGCATCGTCGACGAGAAGGGCAAGCGGATGAAGGGCCCGGAGGAGACGGAGGAGTCCAAGCAGCGCGGGGACGGCGAACCGAAGAGCTTCACCAACGTCAACGGCTGTCTCATCAAGACCGAGAAGGACACCGAGGGCGACGAGTGGACGGAACTGCTCGCCCCGCACGCCGGGACCTACCGGATCGCCGGCCCCTACGACGTACCGCGCGGCACGCCCTGCCCCGACGAGCTGAAGTAG
- a CDS encoding D-alanyl-D-alanine carboxypeptidase family protein, giving the protein MAGESPDKSEQRKSSGETAPGERDPRLATAVHPDQPTAVFTLPPDPDAEADGETDGDTGSESEAGPDADASADADVDADVEADSDSDSDTDTDTDADENENEDAAVREAGLRALAAGADAPTAEVTAVVPALTLSAPEKPREAPEAPEDAEEATEAAEGAPDAVADGGSDEGGPRNAADATDEVAADEDGTGSVDRATTVLAAGSAAATVGADEGEGDGGRGAVATVTREEPEAGSDTDQDADEDAGDAADADADDDADESGDEKDDEKDDGKGDGKGDGKGDDKPAVDTPTAVLGSLRKPVAGAPAVDSPTTALKLPPAPRPESDPAAADAETGSKSDAEPDGKSGDKGDGKGGDKGDDKAGDGADRRASTFVPLKTTEPKPAPAVPPAAAPAPVPAAAPPVPEAAAFAEAERTRQQPMPPLPPMDLLAELTNTPPTPMRKVARRFKIWTPLVLLLMVVGAVAQILRPLPPPDLELSTQPTFTFKGAKLTLPFPADGQGAVAVEGVGTIGTYGPQEVAPTASVAKAMTAYVVLRDRPLKKGQEGKKITVDKQAAEETKRRDSESVAELSEGQEYTQKQMLQLMMIPSGNNAARLLARWHSGSEAAFVAKMNEAAKSLGMNSTVYTDPSGFKKTTTSTPEDQLKLAEAVMNDEVLREITNTTMTDVPGAGSIRNGNDRALLLDGVDGIKTGSSTPAGGNLLWSFVKPIDGTLYRVNGIAMNARSGDSPYQKTQKAIDYSVAMINAARKGLAGATIVKKGEPVGYLDNGLGGRVPVVATKDLKAVGWGGLELRLNLTMKKGDLPRSGNAGDVIGELSIGSGPAREIVPVALRENLTEPSLTDKLTRLG; this is encoded by the coding sequence GTGGCGGGCGAGTCCCCCGACAAGTCGGAGCAGCGGAAGTCGTCGGGGGAGACGGCTCCGGGTGAGCGCGACCCTCGGCTTGCGACGGCGGTCCACCCCGACCAGCCGACGGCGGTCTTCACCCTGCCGCCCGATCCGGACGCGGAAGCGGACGGGGAGACGGACGGGGACACCGGCAGCGAGTCGGAAGCCGGTCCGGACGCCGATGCCTCCGCCGATGCCGATGTCGATGCCGATGTTGAGGCCGACTCCGACTCCGACTCCGACACCGACACCGACACCGACGCGGACGAGAACGAGAACGAGGACGCGGCAGTACGGGAGGCCGGGCTGCGCGCACTGGCGGCCGGAGCGGACGCTCCCACCGCCGAAGTGACCGCGGTGGTACCCGCGCTGACGCTGAGCGCTCCGGAGAAGCCCCGGGAGGCCCCGGAGGCTCCCGAGGATGCGGAAGAGGCCACGGAGGCCGCTGAGGGCGCACCGGACGCCGTCGCGGACGGCGGCAGCGACGAGGGCGGACCCCGGAATGCCGCGGACGCCACCGACGAGGTCGCGGCCGACGAGGACGGAACCGGTTCGGTGGACCGCGCGACGACCGTCCTTGCGGCAGGTTCCGCGGCCGCGACGGTGGGCGCGGACGAGGGCGAAGGTGACGGTGGCCGCGGCGCAGTGGCCACCGTGACGCGCGAGGAGCCCGAGGCCGGGTCCGATACGGACCAGGATGCCGATGAGGACGCCGGCGACGCCGCCGATGCGGACGCGGACGACGACGCGGACGAGAGCGGTGACGAGAAAGACGACGAGAAAGACGACGGCAAGGGTGACGGCAAGGGTGACGGCAAGGGCGACGACAAGCCGGCCGTCGACACGCCGACCGCCGTTCTCGGTTCCCTGCGCAAGCCGGTCGCGGGCGCGCCCGCCGTGGACAGCCCCACCACCGCACTGAAGCTGCCCCCCGCGCCCCGCCCGGAGAGCGACCCGGCCGCCGCGGACGCCGAGACCGGCAGCAAGTCCGACGCCGAGCCCGACGGCAAGAGCGGTGACAAGGGCGACGGCAAGGGCGGTGACAAGGGTGACGACAAGGCCGGTGACGGGGCCGACCGCAGGGCGAGCACCTTCGTACCGCTGAAGACCACCGAGCCGAAGCCCGCCCCCGCCGTACCCCCGGCCGCGGCCCCGGCCCCGGTTCCGGCCGCCGCGCCGCCCGTCCCGGAGGCCGCCGCGTTCGCCGAGGCCGAGCGGACCCGTCAGCAGCCGATGCCGCCGCTGCCGCCGATGGACCTGCTCGCCGAGCTGACGAACACCCCGCCCACCCCCATGCGCAAGGTGGCCCGGCGGTTCAAGATCTGGACCCCGCTGGTGCTGCTGCTCATGGTCGTCGGCGCGGTGGCGCAGATACTGCGCCCGCTGCCGCCGCCGGACCTGGAGCTGTCCACGCAGCCCACCTTCACCTTCAAGGGCGCCAAGCTCACCCTGCCGTTCCCGGCGGACGGTCAGGGCGCCGTCGCCGTCGAGGGCGTCGGCACCATCGGGACCTACGGACCGCAGGAGGTCGCCCCGACCGCCAGCGTCGCCAAGGCCATGACCGCGTACGTCGTCCTCCGCGACCGGCCCCTGAAGAAGGGCCAGGAGGGGAAGAAGATCACGGTCGACAAGCAGGCGGCGGAGGAGACCAAGCGGCGTGACTCCGAGTCCGTCGCGGAGCTCTCCGAAGGGCAGGAGTACACGCAGAAGCAGATGCTCCAGCTCATGATGATCCCGTCCGGGAACAACGCCGCCCGGCTGCTCGCCCGCTGGCACTCCGGTTCCGAGGCGGCCTTCGTCGCAAAGATGAACGAGGCTGCGAAGAGCCTCGGCATGAACAGCACCGTCTACACCGACCCCAGCGGTTTCAAGAAGACCACCACCTCCACCCCGGAGGACCAGCTCAAGCTGGCCGAAGCGGTGATGAACGACGAGGTGCTGCGGGAGATCACCAACACCACCATGACGGATGTCCCGGGTGCCGGGTCGATTCGCAACGGCAACGACCGGGCGCTGCTGCTCGACGGTGTCGACGGCATCAAGACCGGCTCCTCCACCCCGGCGGGCGGCAATCTCCTCTGGTCGTTCGTGAAGCCCATCGACGGCACGCTCTACCGGGTCAACGGCATCGCGATGAACGCCCGGAGCGGGGACTCGCCGTACCAGAAGACGCAGAAGGCGATCGACTACAGCGTTGCGATGATCAACGCGGCCCGTAAGGGTCTGGCGGGGGCGACGATCGTGAAGAAGGGCGAGCCCGTCGGCTATCTCGACAACGGCCTCGGCGGCCGGGTGCCCGTCGTCGCCACCAAGGATCTGAAGGCGGTCGGCTGGGGCGGTCTGGAGCTGCGGCTGAACCTCACCATGAAAAAGGGTGACCTGCCGCGCTCCGGCAACGCGGGCGATGTGATCGGCGAGCTGTCGATCGGTTCGGGACCGGCGAGGGAGATCGTGCCGGTCGCCCTCCGGGAAAATCTGACCGAGCCGAGCCTGACCGACAAGCTGACCCGCCTGGGCTGA
- a CDS encoding GOLPH3/VPS74 family protein, whose translation MGRSRRTLPEELLLLALDPATGTTAQPQSLDLGLAGAQLVELALAGRIAPDGDRIAVVMPRPTGDPTLDSALELLRRRGSPVRAVHWIGGPRLGLRQIYLAHLERCGMVHAVAGQMCGVLPTTRYQATDTAISRDIRARLDSAIRTGVPPDPRTAALAALAHAVGLGKHLYPGNEGRSSRSRLRDLIRHDPMGGLVAHAVMDVQNGAAVQPRRAPGTPGGSNRQSASVAMPARRSGMARVAAH comes from the coding sequence ATGGGCAGGAGCCGCAGAACACTTCCGGAAGAGCTGCTGCTGCTCGCTCTGGACCCGGCCACGGGTACCACAGCGCAGCCGCAGTCGCTCGACCTCGGCCTTGCCGGAGCCCAGCTTGTGGAGCTGGCTCTGGCGGGACGGATAGCCCCGGACGGGGATCGTATCGCCGTGGTGATGCCACGGCCGACAGGAGATCCGACACTGGACTCCGCACTGGAGTTGCTGCGCCGCCGCGGCAGCCCGGTCCGGGCGGTCCATTGGATCGGCGGACCCCGGCTGGGTCTCCGTCAGATCTACCTCGCGCATCTGGAGCGCTGCGGCATGGTCCATGCCGTCGCGGGCCAGATGTGCGGCGTACTGCCGACGACTCGCTACCAGGCGACGGACACGGCGATCAGCCGCGACATCAGGGCCCGGCTGGACAGTGCGATCCGCACCGGTGTGCCGCCGGACCCGCGGACCGCGGCGCTCGCCGCGCTGGCCCATGCGGTCGGGCTCGGCAAGCATCTGTACCCGGGCAACGAGGGCCGCTCGTCACGTTCCCGCCTGCGGGACCTGATCAGGCACGACCCGATGGGCGGTCTCGTGGCGCACGCCGTGATGGACGTCCAGAACGGCGCGGCCGTGCAGCCGCGCCGGGCCCCGGGTACCCCGGGCGGCAGCAACCGGCAGAGCGCGAGTGTCGCGATGCCGGCGCGCCGCTCCGGGATGGCACGGGTCGCCGCGCACTGA